One genomic region from Candidatus Mesenet endosymbiont of Agriotes lineatus encodes:
- a CDS encoding DUF4304 domain-containing protein, which translates to MDQEEEIFNQFMELMKPFMKSHGFTKKNNNFYKRHPQGNIGIINFQKYFSKFTINISIYSYILAEAFLAEFGEKEVKKYPSEWDGHWRTRIDSLVPKQSPECINLANSKSIEKGFADRWPISDWWWRCYYVTSSDTICEVDAKELFDEVSPLIAKFAIPAIDQRITDEQLKSLLFSYKKPNSDDLQYLATFFLASGEEEKLNIVLNKLGKIVQNNPQSTGLKRKYDTFMRERRWIDEAYAQELERERELYRSKKRKKKQ; encoded by the coding sequence ATGGATCAAGAAGAAGAAATATTTAATCAGTTTATGGAGCTTATGAAACCATTTATGAAATCACATGGTTTTACTAAAAAAAATAATAATTTTTATAAGCGTCACCCGCAAGGAAATATAGGAATTATTAATTTTCAAAAATATTTTTCAAAATTTACTATCAATATCAGTATTTACTCATATATTTTAGCTGAGGCTTTTTTAGCTGAGTTTGGTGAAAAAGAAGTAAAGAAATATCCCTCAGAATGGGATGGTCATTGGCGCACGCGTATTGATTCTTTAGTTCCTAAACAAAGTCCTGAGTGCATAAATCTTGCTAACTCTAAAAGTATCGAAAAGGGGTTTGCAGACAGGTGGCCTATATCTGATTGGTGGTGGAGGTGTTATTATGTAACATCAAGCGATACCATTTGTGAAGTAGACGCTAAAGAACTTTTTGATGAAGTGAGTCCCTTGATAGCAAAATTTGCCATTCCTGCAATCGATCAGCGCATCACTGATGAACAATTAAAAAGCCTTTTGTTTTCCTATAAAAAGCCTAATAGTGATGATCTACAATATTTAGCTACTTTCTTTTTAGCTTCAGGTGAAGAAGAAAAACTAAATATTGTGTTAAATAAATTAGGTAAAATTGTACAAAATAATCCCCAGTCGACTGGATTAAAAAGAAAGTACGATACCTTTATGAGAGAAAGAAGATGGATAGATGAAGCTTATGCGCAAGAACTGGAAAGGGAGAGGGAATTGTACCGGAGTAAAAAACGAAAGAAAAAACAATAG
- a CDS encoding J domain-containing protein: MHNLYQILGVNKNVPTYAIKKAYRDKALYEHPDKGGSAQKMALLTTAYQTLSDPIERKKFDQEWEIFNSSHDTEISLTPSGYLPTAGTPFSRSFRQQHAQLVGQYQQKPLNRNQSSSYLKAFHSDLMSNVADDLFSFIKTKEDLGTKLNIGSLTPEKAAEYFIKFLRGDYFGNSLKDLSKAFYQKIKQLETLGQQADYEFQLYHGIYEILLVAAKEKTPTVKILFSLHKITEYAKHNTDQSMGFMAPLLQSRYFHSLFSQALHYYWLSEESILDESYAKTFNGQAAVENLIERLKSQLSENRSTSKSNDQVANLLRYARLLLRLEKDLSKRSDITDHAAFYRASICSIGCLHSWDLPSMQLLLIPYYKLELHCKKLLRKNQILY; this comes from the coding sequence ATGCATAATTTATATCAAATCTTAGGGGTGAATAAAAACGTACCTACTTATGCTATTAAAAAGGCTTATAGAGATAAGGCATTGTATGAACACCCTGATAAAGGTGGTAGTGCGCAAAAAATGGCATTACTGACAACAGCTTATCAAACCTTAAGTGATCCGATTGAAAGAAAAAAATTTGATCAAGAGTGGGAAATTTTTAATTCATCTCATGATACTGAAATATCCTTAACACCATCAGGTTATTTACCTACAGCAGGTACTCCATTTTCAAGGTCTTTTAGACAGCAACATGCACAACTTGTAGGTCAATACCAACAGAAACCACTTAATCGAAATCAGTCTTCGTCATATCTAAAGGCTTTTCATTCCGATCTTATGAGTAATGTTGCAGATGATCTATTTTCTTTTATTAAAACAAAAGAGGACTTAGGAACAAAGTTGAATATAGGGTCTTTAACGCCAGAAAAAGCAGCTGAATATTTTATCAAATTTTTGCGAGGTGATTATTTCGGAAATAGCTTAAAAGATTTAAGCAAAGCATTTTATCAAAAAATTAAGCAGCTAGAAACTTTAGGCCAACAAGCTGATTATGAGTTTCAATTATACCATGGCATTTATGAAATTTTGCTAGTAGCAGCTAAAGAAAAAACACCCACTGTAAAGATCTTATTTTCACTACATAAAATTACTGAGTATGCAAAACACAATACTGACCAATCCATGGGTTTTATGGCTCCCCTACTGCAAAGTAGATATTTTCATAGCTTGTTTTCACAGGCCTTGCATTATTATTGGTTATCTGAAGAGAGCATATTGGATGAATCATATGCAAAAACTTTTAATGGACAAGCAGCAGTTGAAAATTTAATTGAACGTTTAAAATCACAGTTATCTGAAAACCGCAGCACAAGTAAATCGAACGATCAGGTAGCTAACTTACTTCGATATGCGCGCCTGTTGTTAAGATTAGAAAAAGATCTAAGTAAACGTTCAGATATAACTGATCATGCTGCCTTTTACCGAGCTTCCATTTGCTCGATTGGTTGCCTACACTCATGGGATTTGCCGAGCATGCAATTACTGTTAATACCTTATTACAAGCTGGAATTACACTGCAAAAAGCTGCTGCGCAAGAATCAGATTCTATACTAA